A single genomic interval of Rhododendron vialii isolate Sample 1 chromosome 3a, ASM3025357v1 harbors:
- the LOC131319451 gene encoding wound-induced protein 1-like — protein sequence MMRLLTGTATASPNDSFDFAPESIAAFGSTVLAEGCDHARSISWVHAWTVTDGIITQVREYFNTSLTVTRIGFPDQSSPSTSSITSLHCPSVWESSLSGGKSVPGLVLAI from the coding sequence ATGATGCGCCTCCTCACCGGCACTGCCACCGCCTCCCCGAACGACTCCTTCGACTTTGCTCCCGAGTCCATTGCCGCCTTCGGCTCCACCGTCCTCGCCGAGGGCTGTGACCACGCCCGCTCCATCTCCTGGGTCCACGCCTGGACCGTCACGGATGGGATAATCACCCAGGTCAGGGAGTACTTCAACACGTCCCTCACCGTCACCCGCATCGGCTTCCCGGACCAGTCCTCCCCGTCCACCTCATCCATCACCTCCCTCCACTGTCCGTCCGTGTGGGAGAGCAGTCTCTCGGGTGGAAAATCCGTGCCGGGTCTCGTGCTAGCAATATAA
- the LOC131321246 gene encoding uncharacterized protein LOC131321246: MDPSRGNYFGNNNENAGVGNNFFGHYADVPNEQDRYAYNNYYNTADNASMLVNGIERLSLQNPTDSFNANQGVWYGSGTPTFVQNTSNFFGTANASSLDGFWNGGPEWGNTDGRTSLEGISNQWARVRNEESQYGGQYDGTRYTTCNRDTPSTSQMHSNEAFSRGNTRLVAEEVNEAESDEVEDDADESDEEEEDEEESDEDEEDEEESDEEEEGDNEEESDEEEGIKKDDFRNAVHQRDLYFVQQVMEEVDENRPNKKQKIPYLTSANKGLEWVMSALNSENTRKCPEVFGMKKEVFEKLCNEMVNKYGFKIGTKRAVGVIESLAMFLCLLRGQTLKQIQEQFQRGQATCSRQINKVLKCMLKLAADEIKPKSDYNDPHHYLQARPQYKQFKDCIGAMDGTHVFCKPNPKDAKRFWGRKGGHTTNIIAVCDFDLCFTFASPGWEGSMHDYLIFKECVHGKGKKKFPHPPEGKYYLVDGGYPNAKGYMAPYKGHMYHLDDFRRRVRRHMGDHEYFNRWHSSLRSVIERTFGVWKNRWRMMKIPTYYNLALHKKYVLASMGIHNFIIRNCPDDEELQEALLDDENYDNDDIPDINPRSSEMEAAEDMLFPLHANDSNMREVRDEIMTNMKLDRRRRGRS, translated from the exons ATGGATCCGTCAAGAGGTAACTACTTCGGTAACAACAATGAAAACGCTGGCGTAGGAAACAATTTCTTTGGTCATTATGCAGATGTCCCCAATGAGCAAGACAGATATGCGTATAACAATTATTACAACACTGCGGACAACGCATCCATGTTAGTTAATGGGATTGAACGGTTGTCGTTGCAAAACCCCACTGACTCGTTCAATGCAAACCAGGGGGTTTGGTATGGGTCAGGTACTCCTACATTTGTACAAAACACATCGAACTTCTTTGGAACAGCAAATGCATCATCATTGGATGGGTTTTGGAATGGAGGGCCAGAATGGGGAAATACAGATGGTAGAACATCCCTTGAAGGAATATCGAATCAATGGGCTCGGGTTCGTAACGAAGAGAGTCAATATGGGGGTCAATATGATGGAACGAGATACACAACTTGTAATAGGGACACACCTTCAACTTCACAAATGCACTCAAACGAAGCATTTTCTAGGGGTAATACACGTTTGGTTGCAGAGGAGGTTAATGAAGCGGAATCAGATGAGGTGGAGGATGACGCAGATGAAtcggatgaggaggaggaggacgaagAGGAATCAGATGAGGATGAGGAGGACGAAGAGGAAtcagatgaggaggaggagggggataACGAAGAGGAATCAGATGAGGAGGAGGGCATTAAAAAGGACGACTTCAGGAATGCCGTGCATCAACGAGACTTGTATTTCGTACAGCAAGTAATGGAGGAAGTCGATGAAAACCGCCCGAACAAAAAACAGAAGATACCGTACCTTACGTCGGCCAACAAAGGTTTGGAGTGGGTGATGTCAGCATTAAATTCCGAGAATACTAGAAAGTGTCCTGAAGTCTTCGGGATGAAAAAGGAAGTGTTTGAAAAGCTATGCAATGAAATGGTTAACAAATACGGCTTCAAAATAGGAACAAAACGTGCGGTCGGCGTAATTGAGAGCCTTGCAATGTTTTTGTGCTTATTGCGTGGACAGACCCTTAAACAGATCCAGGAACAATTCCAACGTGGGCAAGCTACTTGTTCGAGGCAGATCAACAAAGTCCTAAAATGTATGTTAAAATTGGCGGCGGACGAAATAAAGCCAAAAAGCGATTACAATGACCCACATCATTACTTGCAAGCTAGACCTCAATACAAACAGTTCAAG GATTGCATTGGGGCGATGGATGGTACTCATGTATTTTGCAAGCCTAATCCGAAGGATGCGAAAAGATTTTGGGGACGGAAGGGAGGCCACACTACGAACATAATAGCTGTGTGCGACTTTGATCTATGCTTCACTTTTGCCTCGCCGGGGTGGGAAGGATCGATGCATGATTATTTAATTTTCAAGGAATGTGTTCATGGTAAAGGCAAGAAAAAGTTTCCGCATCCACCGGAAG GCAAGTACTATTTAGTGGACGGTGGCTACCCTAATGCAAAAGGATACATGGCACCGTACAAAGGGCACATGTACCACCTAGACGATTTTAGGCGCAGAGTGAGACGACACATGGGTGACCACGAATACTTTAATAGGTGGCACTCGTCACTTCGATCTGTCATTGAGCGAACATTTGGGGTATGGAAAAATCGATGGCGGATGATGAAGATTCCAACATATTATAACTTGGCGCTTCACAAGAAGTATGTTCTGGCTTCCATGGGCATACACAACTTCATAATCCGCAATTGTCCGGACGACGAAGAGTTGCAAGAAGCTTTGCTTGATGATGAAAACTATGATAACGATGATATTCCGGATATTAATCCCCGATCCTCCGAAATGGAGGCCGCTGAAGACATGCTATTTCCGCTACATGCGAATGATTCGAACATGCGAGAGGTGCGAGATGAAATAATGACAAACATGAAATTGGACcgacgacgacgaggaagaagttaa
- the LOC131318999 gene encoding L10-interacting MYB domain-containing protein-like → MVSPRGGRGIRIRSSPRKGVAQSSQLSNRNVLDRAKWTPSLTRCLLEACAEESDEYGRALTGFSSQGWQRIVLAFAMKTGTMNYKKDQLKNKHDRLKEEWKAWVLVAEDTSQTGLGRDPDTGAITGPEHWWAAMIARNSNVAKFKENGLEHEELMARVFRDVTAMGNEAMFLGDGIDDIAEGSDESDGPRDLHGSVPHADDLNETTPVSRKGKQTVGQTSKLGSGSGGQKRKFTETSDYDSGSIAQSLDRFKLTPSILINRPGRWGVDDCVKKIKTLPLFENEGENEDLFIWACSVFGRQQHKIDVFCEVESSSRMIRWLQRENALAVAKYLRAPPEKRGLQPPPFPPYPPQNRDPLFPQGSAPFPEVYQPFPPSGPPFPPGYEAFRHESEPFRQRPPFPHGPQFPHGSYQ, encoded by the exons ATGGTCTCACCAAGAGGCGGACGTGGCATTAGAATTAGGTCAAGCCCCCGGAAAGGTGTCGCGCAATCTTCACAACTTTCAAATAGAAATGTCTTGGATCGAGCCAAGTGGACACCTAGTCTCACAAGGTGCTTACTTGAAGCATGTGCCGAAGAAAGTGACGAATATGGTCGAGCATTAACCGGGTTCAGCTCCCAAGGATGGCAGCGTATCGTTCTGGCTTTCGCTATGAAGACCGGAACAATGAACTATAAGAAGGACCAATTAAAGAACAAGCATGACCGACTGAAGGAGGAGTGGAAGGCATGGGTGTTAGTTGCGGAGGATACCAGCCAAACTGGACTTGGTAGGGACCCTGATACGGGTGCAATAACAGGACCTGAACACTGGTGGGCAGCAATGATTGCT CGAAATAGCAATGTTGCGAAATTCAAAGAGAACGGTTTGGAACATGAGGAACTCATGGCCCGTGTCTTTCGAGATGTTACGGCTATGGGAAACGAAGCTATGTTTCTAGGTGATGGCATTGACGACATTGCAGAGGGATCTGATGAGTCGGACGGACCGCGGGACCTTCATGGGTCGGTCCCCCATGCCGACGACTTGAATGAAACGACACCGGTTAGTAGAAAGGGCAAACAAACTGTAGGCCAAACGTCGAAATTGGGCAGTGGGTCTGGTGGGCAAAAGCGCAAGTTTACCGAGACTAGTGATTATGATTCCGGGTCCATTGCCCAATCACTTGACCGTTTCAAGTTAACCCCAAGTATACTTATTAATCGTCCAGGAAGATGGGGAGTGGACGACtgtgtcaaaaaaattaaaaccctGCCCTTATTCGAAAATGAGGGTGAAAACGAAGATTTGTTTATTTGGGCTTGTAGTGTTTTTGGAAGACAACAACATAAAATTGATGTTTTCTGCGAGGTAGAGAGCAGTAGCCGAATGATTAGATGGCTTCAGAGAGAGAATGCTTTGGCCGTAGCCAAGTACCTCAGGGCTCCCCCTGAAAAGAGAGGCCTTCAACCTCCCCCATTCCCTCCCTATCCCCCACAAAATCGGGATCCCCTATTTCCGCAGGGATCTGCACCATTCCCTGAGGTTTATCAACCATTCCCACCGAGTGGTCCCCCATTCCCTCCGGGTTACGAAGCATTCCGTCATGAGTCTGAACCATTCCGTCAACGTCCGCCATTCCCCCATGGTCCCCAATTCCCTCATGGTTCTTACCAGTAA